One Leptospira johnsonii genomic region harbors:
- a CDS encoding adhesin OmpL37 family surface protein, producing MGSKYTRILLLLFAAAPIFFTDSTYAVSPDQTNLAILIDENKINIKFINICVSNLAPPLEEGAGPKSQAGVATAAENAQSGQQTTASGQSELFKKLNTLDNYKSFKKANQADFNGNMWYFQSNYSLSYKNLKSAQGEMKDIFQVVHENYIKTARILLEAASPMIIRSNDKIAQHLLKLGFRDLKSSEDNFTTAYNSSPYQYRVKLVLFGEGIKVARRARRFALLAMIAAKTPNDDKREFQFVNLDEVRNIAEKENISDYDRIRNTLIDYIDNELLSQKVAPPGEGKDNPVDLLEVHDDNYSFITNARVSFLEKSNEEIRIDDINKKEALPPVPAQGGGN from the coding sequence ATGGGTTCGAAATATACACGCATTCTTCTTTTATTGTTCGCTGCGGCGCCGATTTTTTTCACGGATAGCACTTATGCCGTTTCTCCCGACCAAACGAATCTCGCTATCCTGATAGATGAGAATAAGATAAATATAAAGTTTATCAATATCTGTGTGAGTAATCTCGCACCACCTTTGGAAGAAGGTGCAGGACCTAAATCCCAGGCAGGGGTGGCAACTGCTGCGGAGAATGCTCAGTCAGGGCAACAAACTACTGCCAGCGGACAGAGCGAACTTTTCAAAAAATTGAATACTCTGGACAATTACAAATCGTTCAAGAAGGCAAACCAAGCGGACTTCAACGGAAATATGTGGTATTTCCAAAGTAATTACAGTTTGTCCTATAAAAACCTGAAATCAGCTCAAGGCGAGATGAAGGATATCTTCCAGGTAGTTCACGAAAATTATATCAAAACCGCTCGAATTCTTCTGGAAGCCGCCTCTCCAATGATCATTCGTTCCAACGATAAGATCGCACAACATTTATTGAAGCTCGGATTTAGGGATCTCAAATCCTCTGAGGACAATTTTACTACTGCTTATAATTCTTCTCCTTACCAATATAGAGTGAAGCTTGTACTTTTCGGAGAAGGGATCAAGGTTGCAAGAAGGGCAAGAAGATTCGCACTTCTCGCAATGATCGCCGCTAAAACTCCTAATGACGATAAACGTGAGTTCCAATTTGTGAACCTGGACGAGGTTAGAAATATCGCTGAGAAGGAAAATATTTCCGATTACGATAGGATCCGAAACACTCTAATCGATTATATAGACAACGAGCTGCTCAGCCAAAAGGTCGCCCCTCCTGGAGAAGGAAAAGACAATCCGGTAGATCTATTAGAGGTCCACGACGATAACTACAGCTTCATCACGAACGCAAGGGTTTCTTTTTTAGAAAAAAGTAATGAAGAGATCCGTATAGACGATATCAATAAAAAAGAAGCACTGCCTCCTGTTCCTGCGCAAGGAGGGGGCAACTAA
- a CDS encoding PROCN domain protein, translating to MDLPTPAEIISLRVKGRGFWKWLIVFSMIAVTILAGRIYSSQSTQGFRERKKAVDSKVRILREIGNSFESSELKKDLQKIENYSADLNSASKVGSIQEKSDSLTLLERTLPESMKRWSEFAETSSDKLLQHVAKESRFLKMESEDRHPLTAKEEERANDYFRMAREEWLSGNKFRRDGNHLYALVLYKRSLKYSLSSLKVSKLPYPEEYRKAADRLVK from the coding sequence ATGGATCTTCCTACTCCTGCCGAGATCATTTCCCTTAGAGTAAAGGGAAGGGGATTTTGGAAATGGCTGATAGTGTTTTCCATGATCGCGGTGACAATACTGGCCGGAAGGATCTACTCTTCTCAGTCTACACAAGGATTCAGAGAAAGAAAAAAAGCGGTAGATTCCAAAGTTAGGATACTAAGAGAGATTGGAAATTCATTCGAATCCTCGGAACTGAAAAAAGATCTTCAAAAAATAGAAAATTATTCCGCGGATCTAAACTCCGCTTCTAAAGTGGGAAGCATCCAGGAAAAATCGGACAGTCTAACGTTACTTGAAAGAACGCTTCCCGAATCCATGAAACGTTGGTCCGAATTCGCGGAAACTTCTTCGGATAAATTACTGCAACATGTGGCCAAAGAATCCCGTTTTTTAAAAATGGAATCCGAAGATCGCCATCCACTTACAGCCAAAGAAGAAGAAAGAGCCAACGATTATTTCAGAATGGCAAGAGAAGAATGGCTTTCCGGAAACAAATTCCGTCGGGATGGAAATCATCTTTACGCTTTAGTACTATATAAAAGATCCTTAAAATACTCTCTATCCAGCTTGAAAGTATCTAAACTTCCTTATCCGGAAGAATACAGAAAAGCCGCAGATCGTTTAGTTAAATAA
- a CDS encoding PAS domain-containing protein, translating to MRIEVLYKFFLYSPASHLPVWEEGTGLLGLLPKERVLMELADLSASDREFERIPEDFLVREIPESVLAFFQKQRTIPVLGPLGEKLEDWDKPRFLAELSRSSWMAKETEKPKVTPQKTEEEKAKQSQWFMEVLLQNFPDGLIATDLDGHTVFYNETFEKEILVKKWFRDSILQAEKLLKEMSKDLLGNYLKTHELRLEEGRLSVQTYLPDLDAIVRVSILKQKGKPLGYLYHFSPASAKLNSQDGEGMEFPSVTEAFNQKLPLETVLKEVEGSYIYHTLKRNQENVSHAALDLGVPRTTLQNRIKFLDLTSKFKLNKDQPIPRKKTGKQGSTKKALPQTNKPSIAETKPKPASKKKPVSSKKKSPSKKRTKQK from the coding sequence ATGAGAATCGAAGTTTTATATAAATTTTTTCTCTATAGTCCTGCCAGTCATTTACCTGTTTGGGAAGAAGGAACAGGCTTACTAGGATTACTACCCAAAGAAAGAGTTCTAATGGAACTCGCAGACCTTAGTGCTTCCGACAGGGAATTCGAAAGGATCCCGGAGGATTTTTTGGTCAGAGAAATTCCGGAATCCGTTCTAGCATTTTTCCAAAAACAAAGAACAATACCCGTTTTAGGTCCTTTGGGAGAAAAATTAGAAGACTGGGACAAACCTAGGTTTCTCGCAGAACTTAGCAGATCTTCCTGGATGGCCAAGGAGACTGAAAAACCAAAAGTCACTCCACAAAAAACGGAAGAAGAAAAAGCAAAACAAAGCCAATGGTTTATGGAAGTACTTCTCCAAAACTTTCCGGATGGATTGATCGCCACAGACCTGGATGGGCATACCGTATTTTATAACGAGACGTTCGAAAAAGAGATACTGGTCAAAAAATGGTTTAGGGACAGTATTCTTCAGGCTGAAAAACTACTGAAGGAAATGTCCAAGGACCTACTCGGAAATTATCTCAAAACCCATGAACTCAGATTAGAAGAAGGAAGACTTTCCGTTCAGACATATCTTCCCGACCTGGATGCAATTGTAAGAGTTTCCATCCTAAAACAAAAAGGAAAACCTTTAGGCTATCTGTATCACTTCTCGCCAGCTTCTGCAAAACTAAATAGCCAAGACGGAGAGGGGATGGAATTCCCATCTGTTACAGAAGCCTTTAACCAAAAACTTCCGCTCGAAACAGTATTAAAAGAAGTGGAAGGAAGTTATATCTATCATACTCTCAAAAGAAACCAAGAGAATGTTTCCCATGCCGCCTTGGATTTGGGAGTGCCAAGAACCACATTACAAAATAGAATTAAGTTTTTGGATCTAACAAGTAAGTTTAAATTGAATAAGGACCAGCCAATTCCCAGAAAGAAAACAGGAAAACAGGGGTCTACTAAAAAGGCTCTTCCCCAAACAAACAAACCTTCCATAGCGGAAACCAAACCAAAACCTGCTTCTAAAAAAAAGCCCGTAAGTTCTAAGAAAAAATCCCCGTCTAAAAAAAGGACAAAGCAAAAATAA
- the rho gene encoding transcription termination factor Rho — translation MANPRRDSKPRNNYQNNNNDSSNDTNEEEPNLPEDDPETAEIRSRKRRRGSYEGPTPAPIDLVALKKTSIAELIEVAKNLGVENTGGLKKQNLIFAILQAQAEREGQVHAAGVMERLPDGYGFLRSPDYNYVPGPDDIYVSPSQIKLFGLRTGDTVEGQIRPPKESERFFAMLRVETVNGYTPDVASKRALFDNLTPLYPNERLVMEHDPSQLDTRIVDLMCPIGKGQRALIVAPPRTGKTILMQNVANAITSNHPEVTLIVLLIDERPEEVTDMARNVRGEVVSSTFDEPATRHVQVAEMVIEKAKRLVEHGRDVVILLDSITRLARAYNQVIPTSGKILSGGVDSNALHKPKRFFGAARNIEEGGSLTIIATALVDTGSKMDEVIFEEFKGTGNMEIHLDRKLSDKRIFPAIDINKSGTRKEELLLPKETLQKVFVLRKVLSPMSITESMELLLEKMRQSKTNEAFLGSMNAQ, via the coding sequence ATGGCTAACCCAAGACGAGACTCCAAGCCCCGAAACAACTATCAAAACAACAATAACGACTCTTCCAATGATACAAACGAAGAAGAACCGAATTTACCGGAAGATGATCCGGAAACGGCTGAGATTCGTTCACGAAAAAGACGTCGTGGTTCCTACGAGGGACCTACGCCCGCTCCTATAGATCTAGTAGCGCTTAAGAAGACATCCATTGCAGAACTGATCGAAGTCGCTAAGAACCTTGGCGTGGAGAATACAGGCGGACTAAAAAAGCAAAACTTAATATTCGCCATTCTACAAGCACAAGCAGAAAGAGAAGGACAGGTCCATGCCGCAGGGGTAATGGAACGATTGCCTGATGGATACGGTTTCTTAAGATCTCCTGATTATAATTACGTTCCGGGTCCGGATGATATTTATGTATCTCCTTCTCAGATCAAATTATTCGGACTAAGAACTGGAGACACAGTCGAAGGACAGATCCGTCCTCCGAAAGAATCCGAAAGGTTCTTCGCTATGCTCCGTGTGGAAACCGTAAACGGATACACACCTGACGTAGCCAGCAAACGTGCGTTATTCGACAATTTAACTCCACTTTATCCGAACGAAAGATTGGTCATGGAGCATGATCCTTCTCAACTAGATACAAGGATCGTAGATCTAATGTGTCCGATCGGAAAAGGACAAAGAGCATTGATCGTAGCACCGCCTAGAACAGGAAAAACAATCCTGATGCAGAACGTGGCAAACGCGATCACCAGCAATCATCCTGAAGTTACTCTAATCGTACTGCTCATAGACGAGCGTCCAGAAGAAGTAACCGATATGGCCCGTAACGTAAGAGGTGAGGTTGTAAGTTCCACATTCGACGAACCGGCTACCCGCCACGTACAAGTTGCGGAGATGGTGATCGAAAAGGCAAAAAGGCTGGTAGAACACGGAAGAGATGTGGTCATCCTGCTCGACTCCATCACCCGTCTGGCTCGCGCTTATAACCAGGTTATCCCGACTTCCGGAAAAATACTCTCTGGTGGTGTGGATTCTAATGCACTTCACAAACCGAAAAGATTCTTTGGGGCAGCTCGAAATATCGAAGAAGGCGGATCTCTAACCATCATCGCAACCGCGCTCGTGGACACAGGTTCCAAAATGGACGAGGTGATCTTCGAAGAGTTCAAGGGAACAGGTAATATGGAAATCCACCTGGATCGAAAACTCTCCGACAAGAGGATTTTCCCGGCCATCGATATCAACAAGTCCGGAACAAGGAAGGAAGAGCTACTACTACCTAAGGAAACCCTCCAGAAGGTCTTTGTACTCCGAAAAGTGCTTTCTCCCATGAGCATCACAGAAAGCATGGAATTATTACTCGAGAAGATGAGACAGTCTAAGACTAACGAGGCTTTCTTGGGTAGCATGAACGCCCAATAG
- the rpmE gene encoding 50S ribosomal protein L31: MKTDIHPKYADAKIRCACGAVYETRTTVGDIHVEICSNCHPYFTGKSKILDTTGRVDKFKKKYKIS; encoded by the coding sequence ATGAAAACAGACATCCATCCTAAATACGCTGACGCCAAAATTCGCTGCGCTTGTGGGGCGGTATACGAGACTCGTACCACTGTCGGAGACATCCACGTGGAAATTTGCTCCAACTGCCACCCTTACTTCACCGGAAAATCCAAAATTCTGGATACAACTGGTCGAGTAGACAAGTTCAAGAAAAAATACAAAATCTCCTAA
- a CDS encoding pentapeptide repeat-containing protein, with amino-acid sequence MAVMDFNRYKEINDQRLNYREMEDATVVSNYRNVGCGDGYRIYLKIDENKKVTDASYTTTGCGFGIVALAMATEIAKGKTIDELKNVTTEDVEKQFEFPERRKNYPESAVAALQQAIHDYETGAGVPKERRITAAKAKEILSQNGSLKGEDLSSIILEKEDLHGVDFSGANLNNAFLTNCNFAGANFEGARLRGAFLNGADLTGANLKGADLRWAKLAGAKIEGADFTDAVYDIGTRVDQKQIHIFSSMKKEGKDIYMEKHEAG; translated from the coding sequence ATGGCAGTAATGGATTTCAACCGATACAAAGAGATCAACGATCAAAGGCTGAACTATAGAGAAATGGAAGACGCCACTGTGGTTTCCAACTACAGGAATGTAGGTTGTGGAGACGGGTATCGTATATATCTCAAGATAGACGAGAACAAAAAGGTCACTGACGCAAGTTATACTACCACTGGTTGTGGATTCGGGATCGTGGCGCTTGCAATGGCCACAGAGATCGCCAAGGGAAAAACAATAGACGAACTAAAGAACGTCACCACCGAAGATGTTGAAAAACAATTCGAGTTCCCTGAACGCAGAAAAAATTATCCTGAGTCTGCGGTAGCAGCACTCCAGCAAGCAATCCATGATTACGAAACCGGAGCAGGAGTTCCAAAAGAAAGAAGGATCACTGCCGCAAAAGCAAAAGAAATTCTCTCCCAAAACGGAAGCCTAAAGGGAGAGGATCTATCTTCTATCATATTAGAAAAAGAAGATCTACACGGAGTGGATTTCTCCGGAGCAAATCTAAACAACGCATTCTTAACCAACTGTAATTTTGCGGGAGCCAATTTCGAAGGAGCTCGACTTCGTGGAGCCTTCTTGAATGGAGCAGACCTAACAGGTGCCAACTTAAAAGGCGCAGATTTACGTTGGGCAAAACTCGCAGGAGCCAAGATAGAAGGCGCGGACTTTACGGACGCAGTCTATGATATAGGCACCAGAGTGGACCAAAAACAAATACATATTTTCTCTTCCATGAAGAAGGAAGGAAAAGATATCTATATGGAGAAACATGAAGCCGGGTGA
- a CDS encoding TetR family transcriptional regulator, with product MDKKRARRPEEKEIRKQSIVAALRGLLAKQKHPLPSTQEIAEAAGVTKGVIYFYFKTREEIFLTLHLQETESFFKELAELLQGPEYSLSKLKEKIILQFSQNEIFMFVGLIIPGILESNVDQKFLYEFKKNTSDGMDELARVWLSRETGLTISNARKFILRFYFLGLMLWQHHNPPKEVKEAFLNKNFWLLEGELDQVLSESFDWLWKGMNS from the coding sequence GTGGATAAAAAAAGAGCCAGAAGACCGGAAGAAAAGGAAATCCGCAAGCAGTCTATAGTGGCTGCTTTACGGGGACTTCTGGCGAAACAAAAACATCCCCTTCCCAGCACCCAGGAGATCGCGGAAGCCGCGGGAGTCACAAAGGGTGTAATCTATTTTTATTTCAAAACAAGGGAAGAAATTTTTCTCACACTTCATTTACAAGAAACAGAATCCTTTTTTAAGGAACTTGCGGAACTTTTGCAAGGCCCTGAATATTCTTTATCCAAGCTAAAGGAGAAGATCATTCTTCAGTTTTCCCAAAATGAAATTTTCATGTTCGTAGGTCTGATCATTCCTGGAATTTTAGAAAGTAATGTGGACCAAAAATTTTTATACGAATTCAAAAAGAACACTTCCGACGGAATGGATGAACTGGCAAGAGTCTGGCTTTCCAGAGAGACTGGGCTTACGATCTCGAATGCCAGAAAATTTATATTACGTTTTTATTTCTTAGGTTTGATGCTTTGGCAGCACCATAATCCTCCCAAAGAAGTAAAAGAAGCCTTCTTAAACAAAAATTTTTGGCTCCTAGAGGGAGAATTAGATCAGGTCCTTTCCGAATCATTCGACTGGCTTTGGAAAGGAATGAATTCTTAA
- a CDS encoding SDR family NAD(P)-dependent oxidoreductase, with the protein MQKVLVTGASGHLGFSLVKLLQERGYEVTAAVRDANDAKKTANLKKLGVKLVSADLGDRESLRKALQGQDGLFQVAAAFNLTAKDPQKEVVEPNINGTRNILEEAHKAGIKKIVYTSSIAAVGTIAEGETPLNESTWNDSAKEPYAISKTQSEKLAWELSKKLGLNLVTVLPGTILGPQFTQPTSSLKLIQDILKGQLPFAPKMTFSYVDVRDVAMAHILAYENPSAQGRYIATGETLSVSQVCRLVKEIHPKAKTTGKELPSFIVRVMPYLDALKHAVTGLDRQINSEIVQDYLQRKQEYNSDRLAKEFQWKPIPVRKSLQETVDWMLSTAV; encoded by the coding sequence ATGCAAAAAGTATTAGTAACCGGTGCGAGTGGGCACTTGGGTTTTTCTTTAGTAAAACTTCTTCAGGAAAGAGGTTATGAGGTAACGGCTGCGGTTCGAGATGCGAACGATGCAAAGAAGACGGCCAACTTGAAAAAGTTAGGAGTAAAATTGGTATCTGCGGATTTGGGAGACAGAGAATCTCTTCGCAAGGCTCTTCAAGGACAAGATGGACTCTTCCAAGTGGCAGCGGCATTCAATCTGACTGCTAAAGATCCTCAGAAAGAAGTGGTGGAGCCGAATATCAACGGAACTAGGAATATTCTGGAAGAGGCCCATAAGGCAGGGATCAAAAAGATCGTATATACTTCTAGTATCGCCGCAGTGGGAACAATCGCCGAAGGCGAAACTCCTCTGAACGAATCCACTTGGAACGATTCTGCGAAAGAACCTTATGCGATCTCCAAAACCCAATCAGAAAAATTGGCCTGGGAACTTTCTAAAAAATTAGGTTTGAATCTGGTGACCGTTCTGCCTGGAACTATTCTGGGTCCTCAGTTCACTCAACCTACTTCCTCTTTGAAACTTATTCAGGACATTCTAAAAGGACAACTTCCATTCGCACCTAAGATGACTTTTTCTTACGTGGATGTGAGAGATGTCGCGATGGCGCATATCTTGGCGTATGAAAATCCTTCTGCGCAAGGACGATATATTGCAACTGGTGAGACTCTTTCCGTTTCTCAAGTTTGCAGACTAGTAAAGGAGATCCATCCAAAAGCAAAAACAACTGGCAAAGAACTTCCTTCCTTCATTGTTCGAGTTATGCCTTATTTGGATGCATTAAAACATGCAGTCACAGGTTTGGATAGACAGATCAACTCGGAGATAGTGCAAGACTATCTGCAAAGAAAACAAGAATATAATTCGGATCGATTGGCGAAGGAATTCCAATGGAAACCTATACCTGTCCGAAAATCCCTGCAAGAGACAGTTGACTGGATGTTGTCCACTGCGGTATAG